From the genome of Psychrilyobacter atlanticus DSM 19335, one region includes:
- a CDS encoding DegV family EDD domain-containing protein, which translates to MKIEHLNVTRLIKLFIAGSRWMSKYADILNDLNVYPVPDGDTGTNMSMTMQAVENELVKLNHEPTMHEFCELLSEAILLGARGNSGTILSQIVQGFLNGFEDKEELNIDDITRSFEEASKLAYKAVSNPVEGTMLTVIRVIAEKAKEYDGPKDNFIPYLSYVKEAAHQAVEETPNQLLKLKEAGVVDAGGMGVFYLIEGFEKSITDPEMLKDLERIVKSQAHRKERLEATNIEVDIEFKYCTEFIVQAGKFNIEELKEEIKGMGDSMVVAQSSTKTKTHIHTNNPGAVLEIAMKYGGLDNIKIDNMELQHRSLHLAEGDLMDQNSAHVMVQNENTEKKAYFVIADTYEMGELFIKSGATCVLIGGQGQNPSVADMEMAIAKIDAEDIVLLPNNKNIISAAKIVAERASKNVEVYETKTMLEGNFYVKNKSENLEQVVKDARRNKSIEITKAVRDTKVGDLIINEGNYIALVNGKIMYENKNLTDLISDLYEENIDDNTLNIFAVLGNESTDEGNRAILNTKGIKHEEYIGKQDNYHYYLYIENKDPNQPEIAIITDSTSDLSPALIGDLSVNIIPLKIKFDGNKYYKDGVDISKTDFWHKIITEGVVPKTSQPSPAEFKNLYQRLLKRGYKKIITILISSKLSGTQQAAKVARGMLPEEKDIAIIDSKNVWLGSGHLVLEAAKMAKAGESFETIIENVEEMRNKGKIYFVVDELKYLERGGRIGKASAKIGGVLNIKPILKVEDGEVHNEKKAIGDKGAMKYMEKLLKQEAKNGSIVLYTGWGGTKHQSENADELRKSVEKFDNVDYQSRCEVGSTIGSHSGPLYGMAIYPKIK; encoded by the coding sequence ATGAAGATAGAACACTTAAATGTTACGAGGTTAATTAAGTTATTTATCGCAGGTAGTAGATGGATGTCTAAATACGCCGATATATTAAATGACTTAAATGTATATCCTGTACCAGATGGAGATACAGGGACAAATATGTCCATGACCATGCAGGCTGTAGAGAATGAATTGGTAAAATTAAACCATGAGCCTACAATGCATGAATTTTGCGAATTATTATCAGAAGCAATACTATTAGGGGCCAGAGGAAACTCCGGGACTATCTTATCTCAAATTGTTCAAGGTTTTTTAAATGGATTTGAAGATAAGGAAGAGTTGAACATAGATGATATCACAAGATCTTTTGAGGAAGCTTCTAAATTAGCTTATAAAGCTGTGAGTAATCCCGTAGAAGGAACTATGCTTACTGTAATCAGAGTTATAGCTGAAAAAGCAAAAGAATATGATGGGCCAAAAGATAACTTTATTCCATACCTTTCATACGTGAAGGAAGCAGCTCACCAAGCTGTAGAAGAAACTCCTAATCAATTATTGAAGTTGAAGGAAGCGGGAGTTGTAGATGCAGGAGGAATGGGTGTTTTCTATCTTATTGAAGGGTTTGAAAAATCAATAACTGATCCTGAGATGCTAAAAGACTTGGAAAGAATAGTGAAGAGCCAAGCTCATAGGAAAGAAAGACTGGAAGCTACCAATATTGAGGTTGATATCGAGTTTAAATATTGTACTGAATTTATTGTTCAGGCAGGTAAATTTAATATAGAAGAACTAAAGGAAGAGATAAAAGGAATGGGAGACTCAATGGTAGTAGCCCAGAGTTCGACTAAGACTAAAACTCATATCCATACAAATAATCCAGGAGCAGTACTAGAAATAGCTATGAAGTATGGTGGATTAGATAACATTAAGATAGACAATATGGAGTTACAACATAGAAGTTTACATCTGGCAGAGGGAGATCTAATGGATCAAAATTCTGCTCATGTAATGGTTCAAAATGAGAATACAGAAAAGAAAGCTTATTTTGTAATAGCTGATACATATGAGATGGGAGAACTGTTTATTAAATCTGGAGCAACTTGTGTACTTATTGGTGGACAGGGACAGAATCCAAGTGTAGCAGATATGGAAATGGCAATAGCTAAGATAGATGCAGAGGATATAGTATTATTGCCAAACAATAAAAATATTATCTCAGCTGCCAAAATAGTAGCTGAAAGAGCCTCTAAAAATGTAGAAGTTTACGAAACTAAAACTATGTTAGAAGGTAATTTCTATGTAAAAAATAAGTCTGAAAATTTGGAACAGGTAGTGAAAGATGCCAGAAGAAATAAATCCATTGAGATTACAAAAGCTGTAAGAGATACAAAGGTCGGAGATCTAATTATCAACGAAGGAAACTACATAGCTTTAGTAAATGGAAAGATCATGTATGAGAATAAAAATTTAACCGATTTAATATCTGATCTGTATGAAGAAAATATAGATGATAACACTCTAAATATATTTGCAGTATTAGGGAACGAAAGTACAGATGAAGGAAATCGTGCTATATTAAACACTAAAGGTATAAAACATGAGGAATATATAGGAAAACAGGATAATTATCACTACTATCTATATATTGAAAATAAAGATCCAAATCAGCCTGAAATAGCAATAATTACAGACTCTACTTCAGATTTATCACCTGCACTTATCGGGGATCTGTCGGTTAATATCATTCCCCTAAAGATAAAATTTGATGGGAATAAATATTATAAAGATGGAGTAGATATATCTAAAACAGATTTTTGGCATAAGATTATAACTGAAGGAGTTGTACCTAAAACTTCTCAGCCTTCTCCAGCAGAATTTAAAAATTTATATCAAAGATTGTTGAAAAGAGGATACAAAAAGATAATAACAATATTGATCTCTAGTAAATTAAGTGGGACACAGCAGGCTGCTAAAGTAGCTCGTGGGATGTTACCAGAGGAGAAAGATATAGCCATAATTGATTCAAAGAATGTGTGGCTAGGGTCTGGACACTTAGTTTTAGAAGCAGCTAAGATGGCTAAAGCAGGGGAATCTTTTGAGACCATCATAGAAAATGTAGAAGAGATGAGAAATAAAGGGAAAATATACTTTGTAGTAGATGAATTAAAATACCTTGAAAGAGGTGGAAGAATAGGAAAAGCATCTGCTAAAATTGGTGGAGTACTGAATATAAAACCTATATTAAAAGTCGAAGATGGTGAAGTTCACAATGAGAAAAAAGCTATCGGAGATAAGGGTGCTATGAAATATATGGAGAAATTACTTAAGCAGGAAGCTAAGAATGGATCGATAGTATTGTATACTGGCTGGGGTGGAACTAAACATCAGTCTGAAAATGCAGATGAACTTAGAAAATCAGTAGAAAAATTTGATAATGTAGACTATCAATCGAGATGTGAAGTCGGATCGACTATTGGTTCTCATTCAGGACCACTATATGGAATGGCTATATATCCAAAAATAAAATAA
- a CDS encoding KdsC family phosphatase, translating into MKPNLKEIKIIILDVDGTMTDGKITYDNNGTETKSFNVKDGMAIAQAIKYGIKVAIITGRTSKVVEHRATELGISDIYQGVGNKIATLDELLEKYDYNYKNVAYMGDDINDIPAMMRADYVGITADAVSDIEEFAHFKSRYDGGYGAVREFIETILKANGIWSKIIEEYKSKK; encoded by the coding sequence ATGAAACCAAATTTAAAGGAAATAAAGATAATAATTTTAGATGTAGACGGTACCATGACCGATGGAAAGATCACATATGATAATAATGGGACAGAGACAAAGTCATTTAATGTAAAAGATGGTATGGCAATAGCTCAGGCCATAAAATATGGGATAAAAGTAGCTATAATAACTGGAAGAACCTCTAAAGTAGTGGAACATAGAGCTACAGAATTAGGGATTTCAGATATATACCAAGGGGTAGGGAATAAAATTGCAACCCTGGATGAATTACTTGAAAAATATGATTATAACTATAAAAATGTAGCCTATATGGGGGATGATATCAATGATATCCCTGCTATGATGAGAGCAGATTATGTGGGAATAACAGCAGATGCTGTATCAGATATAGAAGAATTTGCACATTTTAAAAGCAGATATGATGGCGGATATGGTGCTGTAAGGGAATTTATAGAGACGATATTGAAAGCCAATGGAATCTGGAGCAAGATTATAGAGGAATACAAGAGTAAAAAGTAA
- a CDS encoding NfeD family protein, whose translation MIWDSGMIWWFLLTIVFIGVELAAPALVSIWFAFAAIILTLISGMVKNPINEFYIFVGLSGFFLILTRPIAKKLLEKRKPIESRIFGQDVEISKKIEADLYEVKLDGKYWRATCDEKLEVGDAGVVERVEGNKLILKKKI comes from the coding sequence ATGATATGGGATAGCGGAATGATTTGGTGGTTTTTATTAACCATCGTATTTATAGGTGTAGAGTTAGCAGCACCGGCATTGGTGAGTATATGGTTTGCCTTTGCAGCTATAATATTGACGCTGATATCAGGAATGGTAAAAAATCCTATAAACGAATTTTATATCTTTGTAGGACTCAGTGGATTTTTTCTGATATTGACCAGGCCAATAGCTAAAAAACTTTTAGAGAAAAGAAAACCTATTGAAAGTAGAATATTCGGTCAAGATGTTGAAATTTCTAAAAAAATAGAGGCAGACCTCTATGAGGTAAAACTGGATGGGAAATATTGGAGAGCTACTTGTGACGAAAAGTTAGAAGTAGGAGATGCAGGAGTAGTAGAAAGAGTAGAAGGTAATAAACTAATACTTAAAAAGAAGATATAA
- a CDS encoding phosphatidylglycerophosphatase A family protein, whose translation MKKEVVRGLATWFGLGDLPKAPGTMGTLGAIPLFFMLNSFRLVIADARLYNSFYFIFLTGFFALSIYVSDRCEREIFKEKDPQKVVIDEVLGFMVTMFLVNPVGYKETIVAVILGFLLFRFFDITKLGPIDKSQHYGYGLGVVLDDFLAGVVANFLLIMLMTIIF comes from the coding sequence ATGAAAAAAGAGGTTGTAAGAGGCTTAGCTACGTGGTTTGGACTAGGAGATCTACCTAAAGCTCCGGGAACGATGGGAACACTAGGTGCAATACCATTATTTTTTATGTTAAACTCATTTAGATTAGTAATAGCTGATGCTAGATTATATAACTCATTTTATTTTATATTTTTAACAGGATTTTTTGCCCTGTCAATATATGTATCGGATAGATGTGAAAGGGAGATTTTTAAAGAAAAAGACCCGCAAAAAGTAGTAATAGATGAGGTACTTGGATTTATGGTAACTATGTTTTTAGTTAATCCAGTGGGATATAAAGAAACTATAGTAGCTGTAATTTTAGGATTTTTACTGTTTAGATTTTTTGATATAACTAAGTTAGGTCCCATAGATAAGTCACAGCATTATGGTTATGGATTAGGAGTAGTATTAGATGATTTCTTAGCAGGAGTTGTGGCAAATTTCTTATTGATAATGTTGATGACAATAATTTTCTAG
- a CDS encoding DUF4097 family beta strand repeat-containing protein — MKKIILILMLTVFGFSYSNDKTYKLTRAYNIEDINSFSLNSKNANIKVLPGDSKELTLSVTSNVKLEIEKQIHSQELEVAVLAPRHIFSFFSKSEDISIVVKVPKNFNKKLSIKSSNGSINASDLALDFKVITSNGNIDIIDITGNSNLRSSNGDITIINNTGNVEGKTSNGSINIDNNKGDIRFKTSNGNITAFKIDGSVNLKTSNSSILLTNASFIANLETSNGNITVNSDTLSKDGNIKTSNGDIELSIDKLEGNNKISTSNGLITLTTKKGEFNSNSYSKEKVQDISKNIILEGRKINIINKN, encoded by the coding sequence ATGAAAAAAATTATTTTAATATTGATGCTGACTGTATTTGGATTTTCTTATTCTAACGATAAAACTTATAAATTGACAAGAGCTTATAATATAGAGGATATCAATTCATTCTCATTAAATAGTAAAAATGCAAATATTAAAGTTTTGCCTGGTGATTCGAAAGAACTAACTTTATCTGTCACCAGTAATGTAAAGTTAGAAATAGAAAAACAAATCCATTCACAGGAATTAGAGGTTGCGGTATTAGCACCACGTCATATTTTTTCCTTCTTTTCCAAGAGTGAAGATATATCTATTGTAGTTAAAGTCCCAAAAAACTTTAACAAGAAATTATCCATTAAATCCAGCAATGGTTCTATAAATGCCTCTGATCTAGCTTTAGACTTTAAAGTAATAACAAGCAACGGTAATATTGATATTATCGATATCACAGGAAACTCTAACCTCCGTTCTTCTAACGGTGATATTACAATTATTAATAACACGGGGAATGTAGAAGGGAAAACTAGTAACGGTAGCATCAATATTGATAATAATAAGGGTGATATAAGATTTAAAACTAGTAATGGTAATATTACAGCTTTTAAAATTGATGGATCTGTTAATTTAAAGACTAGTAACAGCTCTATTCTCCTCACAAATGCTTCATTCATCGCTAATCTTGAAACCAGTAATGGTAATATAACTGTTAATTCTGATACCCTTTCCAAGGATGGAAATATAAAAACTTCCAACGGAGATATTGAACTTAGCATCGATAAATTAGAAGGAAACAACAAAATCTCTACTTCCAACGGTCTTATAACTCTAACAACTAAAAAGGGAGAATTTAATTCAAATTCTTATTCCAAAGAAAAAGTTCAAGATATCTCTAAGAACATAATTCTTGAAGGTAGAAAGATAAATATCATTAATAAGAATTAA
- a CDS encoding GntR family transcriptional regulator, protein MEFKKNIPIYLQIMDKLKQDISLKILKPGEKMMSTRELAVELKVNPNTVSRVYKELESENIVFTKRGMGTFVVEDETILENIKKKMANDIIVKFVCDMRDLNISSTEAIKMLKEMEEE, encoded by the coding sequence ATGGAATTTAAAAAAAATATCCCTATTTATTTACAGATAATGGATAAATTAAAACAAGATATATCCCTGAAGATACTAAAACCTGGAGAAAAGATGATGTCTACACGGGAACTGGCAGTAGAACTCAAAGTTAACCCTAATACAGTCTCTAGGGTGTATAAGGAGTTAGAATCAGAAAATATTGTTTTTACAAAAAGAGGGATGGGAACATTTGTTGTAGAAGACGAAACTATCCTAGAAAATATAAAAAAGAAGATGGCTAATGATATCATAGTTAAATTTGTTTGTGACATGAGAGATCTCAATATCTCATCGACGGAAGCAATAAAAATGTTAAAAGAGATGGAGGAGGAATAA
- the coaE gene encoding dephospho-CoA kinase (Dephospho-CoA kinase (CoaE) performs the final step in coenzyme A biosynthesis.): protein MTKNLDYTLRQRCDEKGRKLMILGLTGGIASGKSTVSKKLKELGSYIIDADKISREVSDSLEVLKILEGKFGSEIIDQGHLDRQKLREIIFENDEKRELLNNIMHPIIVAKIIEKIENNRKENLIILDIPLLYETGLEYLCDKVLVVCTDESIQVERIKVRDGIEEELAKKIIEAQMPLMEKREKAEIHIENNGNLEELLKKVELIYSEIIK, encoded by the coding sequence ATGACGAAAAATTTAGATTATACTTTGCGTCAAAGATGTGATGAAAAAGGGAGAAAACTTATGATATTAGGGCTGACAGGCGGAATAGCCAGTGGTAAAAGCACAGTGAGTAAAAAATTAAAAGAATTAGGTAGTTATATAATAGATGCAGATAAAATTTCAAGGGAAGTTTCAGATTCTTTGGAGGTACTAAAGATATTAGAGGGGAAATTTGGTTCTGAGATAATAGATCAGGGGCACCTAGATCGGCAAAAATTAAGGGAGATAATATTTGAGAACGATGAAAAAAGGGAACTTTTAAACAATATAATGCATCCTATTATAGTGGCAAAAATTATAGAAAAAATAGAAAATAATAGGAAAGAGAATCTAATAATATTAGATATTCCCCTTCTGTACGAAACAGGGCTGGAGTACCTCTGTGATAAGGTTTTGGTGGTGTGTACAGATGAGAGTATCCAGGTAGAAAGGATAAAAGTCAGAGATGGGATAGAGGAAGAATTAGCTAAGAAGATAATTGAGGCGCAGATGCCGTTGATGGAAAAAAGAGAAAAAGCAGAGATCCATATTGAAAATAATGGAAATTTAGAGGAATTATTAAAAAAAGTGGAACTAATATATAGTGAAATAATAAAGTGA
- a CDS encoding SPFH domain-containing protein, which produces MLLFFPLILVIILLIVTNIRIVPQSQAYVIERLGAYMSTWEVGLRLKIPFIDRIARKVSLKEQVIDFPPQPVITKDNVTMQIDTVIYFQITDPKLYTYGVEYPLSAIENLSATTLRNIIGDLELDSTLTSRDVVNTKMRSILDEATDPWGIKVNRVELKNIMPPAEIQDAMEKQMKAERERRQKILIAEGEKTSAILVAEGEKQSAILRAEANKEAAVRVAEGEAEALLEVTKARAESLKLLNESHPSKEVLSLKAMEAFVKVADGKATKIIIPSELQNVANLATAFTAVGENKGK; this is translated from the coding sequence ATGTTATTATTTTTTCCATTGATATTAGTAATTATATTATTAATCGTAACTAATATCAGAATTGTACCACAATCACAAGCGTATGTTATAGAGAGGTTAGGAGCCTATATGAGTACTTGGGAAGTTGGTCTTAGATTAAAAATTCCATTTATTGATAGGATAGCTAGAAAGGTATCGTTGAAAGAACAAGTAATAGATTTTCCACCTCAACCAGTTATCACAAAGGATAATGTAACTATGCAGATAGATACAGTAATATATTTTCAAATTACAGATCCTAAGTTATATACATATGGAGTAGAATATCCTCTAAGCGCTATCGAAAATTTATCAGCTACAACGCTTAGAAATATAATAGGTGATTTAGAATTAGATTCTACACTAACATCTAGAGATGTTGTGAATACTAAGATGAGATCTATATTGGATGAAGCTACAGATCCATGGGGAATCAAAGTAAACAGGGTAGAATTGAAAAATATTATGCCACCTGCAGAAATTCAGGATGCTATGGAAAAGCAAATGAAAGCAGAAAGAGAGAGAAGACAAAAGATATTGATTGCAGAAGGGGAAAAAACTTCGGCAATATTAGTAGCAGAGGGAGAAAAACAATCAGCAATCTTAAGAGCGGAAGCCAACAAAGAAGCTGCGGTAAGAGTAGCAGAAGGGGAAGCGGAAGCACTTCTAGAAGTTACAAAAGCTCGTGCAGAATCATTGAAATTATTAAATGAATCTCATCCATCGAAAGAAGTTCTTTCACTTAAAGCAATGGAAGCATTTGTTAAGGTAGCAGATGGAAAAGCAACTAAGATTATAATTCCATCGGAATTACAAAATGTAGCTAACTTAGCTACAGCTTTTACAGCAGTAGGAGAAAATAAAGGAAAATAA
- a CDS encoding cupin domain-containing protein, with protein MALGEKIKKCRKDKGYSLRLLASKVDLSASFLSQIEQSKASPSIENLKKIANELDVRVSSLIEEEDEKKDTDVVRKDERNKVESIDSKTMISLLTTSNIEKHMEPILYEIEPGGESGRDYYTHNGEEFIFVLEGQLEVQIESKNYELEEGDSLYFKSTQKHKFRNVGDRLARAIWVVTPPTF; from the coding sequence ATGGCATTAGGAGAAAAGATAAAAAAATGTAGAAAGGATAAGGGGTATTCTCTGAGACTGCTGGCTTCTAAAGTAGACTTATCAGCTAGTTTTTTATCTCAAATAGAGCAAAGTAAAGCATCTCCGTCTATCGAAAACTTAAAGAAAATTGCTAATGAATTGGATGTAAGGGTAAGCTCGTTGATAGAGGAAGAGGATGAGAAAAAAGATACTGATGTAGTAAGAAAAGACGAAAGAAATAAGGTAGAAAGTATAGATTCTAAAACAATGATCTCTCTATTGACTACTTCTAATATAGAAAAACATATGGAGCCAATATTGTATGAAATTGAGCCTGGAGGAGAGAGTGGCAGAGATTACTATACTCATAATGGGGAAGAGTTTATATTTGTCTTGGAAGGACAGTTAGAAGTGCAGATTGAAAGTAAGAACTATGAATTAGAAGAGGGAGATAGTTTATATTTTAAATCTACTCAAAAGCATAAATTTAGAAACGTTGGGGATAGATTAGCGAGAGCAATATGGGTAGTAACTCCTCCAACATTTTAA
- a CDS encoding ATP-binding cassette domain-containing protein: protein MENLIINNLTKGYFKKKALNNFSYSFKRGMVYGLIGPNGSGKTTLMKTIYGLVKPTKGDLSINSSKISFKTRKNIAFMPTEDVFMSNLMVSDVLNFYNNTFEDFSLEKAHQILENMKLPLDEKVETFSTGMKMRLKVTLCLARNVEFYMFDEPLNGIDVISKDLIKNTIISMTTENSTIVISSHALNEMEFILEQVLFLNEGSLIRDINLEEFRDSENKSLESLYWEVYNV from the coding sequence ATGGAAAATTTAATTATAAACAACTTAACTAAGGGTTATTTCAAAAAAAAGGCCTTGAATAACTTTTCATACTCATTTAAAAGAGGGATGGTCTACGGATTGATCGGTCCCAATGGGAGCGGAAAAACAACTTTGATGAAAACAATCTATGGATTAGTTAAACCAACCAAAGGGGACTTATCTATAAACAGCAGCAAAATTTCATTCAAAACCAGAAAAAATATTGCTTTTATGCCTACAGAAGATGTTTTTATGTCAAATCTTATGGTTTCAGATGTTTTAAATTTTTATAATAATACCTTTGAAGATTTTTCTCTGGAAAAAGCACACCAGATCCTCGAAAATATGAAATTACCTCTAGATGAAAAGGTAGAAACATTTTCAACAGGGATGAAAATGAGATTAAAGGTTACTTTATGTCTTGCTAGAAATGTAGAATTTTATATGTTTGACGAACCATTAAATGGAATAGATGTTATTTCAAAGGACCTTATTAAAAATACAATCATCAGCATGACCACAGAGAATAGCACCATCGTGATCTCTTCCCACGCTTTAAATGAAATGGAGTTTATTTTAGAACAGGTTTTATTTTTAAATGAAGGTTCACTTATCAGAGATATTAATTTAGAGGAATTCAGAGATAGTGAAAATAAATCTTTAGAATCACTTTACTGGGAGGTATATAATGTTTAA
- a CDS encoding CinA family nicotinamide mononucleotide deamidase-related protein, which yields MDATIILVGTELLNGMTVDTNSIYIAEELNKYGIEIRHKLVVGDNIRDIIEAIEYGNSKSDLVILSGGLGPTMDDLTKSAISEFLNVDLVVDREDYVDLKGKYDSHKLVLEDKNLREAEKPYGSQTIPNDVGMCKGIYIDKIAAFPGVPRELYNLFPKFLKLLISQEKLEKNIYIKDILVWGIPESVLETKVIHLFGVKGIHYEFLVKDYGIIIRLQTISTNRPIVDKITLCLYEVIGGNIIGEDHERLETSIYNYLKDKKYHISLAESCTGGMIASKFIEVDGISSVFKEGIVCYSNESKQARLRVKKETLDLYGAVSYETCEEMLDGLTTDVKIAVTGIAGPNGGTEEKPVGTVYIGVVVGDRKYIKKYLFNGNREKIRRNTMMRAMFEVLKILKG from the coding sequence ATGGATGCAACGATTATATTGGTCGGAACAGAACTCCTAAACGGAATGACTGTGGATACCAACAGTATATACATAGCAGAGGAACTCAATAAATACGGGATAGAGATAAGACATAAATTGGTGGTCGGTGACAATATAAGAGATATTATAGAAGCTATTGAATATGGGAACTCAAAATCAGATTTAGTCATATTGAGTGGTGGATTGGGCCCGACTATGGATGATCTGACAAAATCAGCTATCTCTGAATTTTTAAATGTAGATTTAGTAGTAGATAGAGAAGATTATGTAGATTTAAAAGGAAAGTACGATTCTCATAAACTTGTATTGGAAGATAAAAATCTGAGGGAAGCTGAAAAACCATATGGAAGCCAAACGATTCCTAATGATGTGGGAATGTGTAAGGGGATATATATCGACAAAATAGCAGCATTTCCTGGAGTACCCAGGGAACTCTATAATTTGTTTCCTAAGTTTTTAAAATTACTGATATCCCAAGAAAAGTTAGAGAAAAATATCTATATAAAAGATATCTTAGTATGGGGGATACCTGAATCGGTGTTAGAAACAAAAGTCATTCATTTATTTGGGGTAAAGGGAATTCATTATGAGTTCTTGGTGAAAGATTATGGTATAATAATAAGACTACAGACAATAAGCACCAATAGACCCATTGTAGATAAAATAACATTGTGTCTGTATGAGGTGATAGGTGGAAATATAATAGGTGAAGATCATGAGAGGTTAGAAACTTCGATCTATAACTACTTAAAGGATAAAAAGTATCATATATCCCTTGCAGAATCGTGTACAGGGGGGATGATAGCTTCTAAATTTATTGAAGTGGATGGGATATCCAGTGTATTTAAAGAAGGAATAGTATGCTATAGCAATGAATCTAAGCAGGCTAGGTTAAGAGTAAAGAAAGAAACTTTAGATCTTTATGGAGCTGTTTCTTATGAAACTTGTGAGGAGATGCTAGATGGATTAACTACAGATGTAAAGATAGCTGTAACAGGGATAGCGGGACCAAATGGCGGGACTGAAGAAAAACCAGTAGGAACTGTATATATCGGGGTAGTTGTAGGAGATAGAAAATACATAAAAAAATATCTCTTTAATGGGAATAGAGAAAAAATACGAAGAAATACCATGATGAGAGCAATGTTTGAAGTACTTAAAATTTTAAAGGGGTGA
- a CDS encoding HEPN family nuclease: MKKQELNTKISFQAIIDELLYTVDCNRENKEITLNEILDSVYKKFEIHNRNFRNEHVFCNQHSIISALYTYLVLPKEKLSMSEIEKNELIKNLDPEWGLTEINPNLKFGDFIRRMRNAISHGNVECSKELVFKFTDINVKNKKDIFKITLEQEKILKFRKAIRCWSLDRDIKLGGLK, from the coding sequence ATGAAAAAACAAGAATTAAATACAAAAATTTCATTTCAAGCAATAATTGATGAGTTATTATATACTGTTGATTGTAATAGAGAAAATAAAGAGATAACATTGAATGAAATTCTAGATAGTGTTTATAAAAAATTTGAAATTCATAATAGAAATTTTAGAAATGAGCATGTATTTTGTAATCAACATAGTATAATATCAGCATTATATACTTATTTAGTGTTGCCTAAAGAAAAATTATCAATGTCTGAAATAGAAAAAAATGAGCTAATAAAAAATCTTGATCCTGAATGGGGGTTAACAGAAATTAATCCAAATCTTAAATTTGGTGATTTTATCAGGCGTATGAGAAATGCTATATCTCACGGAAATGTAGAATGCTCTAAAGAATTAGTTTTTAAATTTACCGATATAAACGTTAAAAATAAAAAAGATATATTTAAAATAACTTTAGAACAAGAAAAAATATTGAAATTTAGAAAAGCAATAAGATGTTGGAGTCTAGATAGAGATATAAAATTAGGAGGCTTAAAATGA